In Streptomyces violaceusniger Tu 4113, one DNA window encodes the following:
- a CDS encoding helix-turn-helix domain-containing protein, producing the protein MPARATTRRRQLGVMMRKFRARKGMTLEEAGRLVGVSKATVSRYETQEGPVKWPIVDALCREYEASEAERKAVVGLAKDAKQQGWWTSFADSLPESMNLLFTLEDEAAREDHFACLYVPGLLQTRGYTEAVQHASEMRLSAKEIERLVDLRMKRQEILSRPKPPHLWAILDESVIRRVVGSREVMREQLDHLLRANESPDITLQVLPFAKGAHSAAMGSFVILGGAEPSLDVVYVDIHVGSLFMEKDEELERYRVAFDYLRAQALDMASSSALIERVREEI; encoded by the coding sequence GCGCAAGTTCCGGGCCCGCAAGGGGATGACCTTGGAGGAGGCGGGTCGGCTTGTCGGGGTCTCGAAGGCGACCGTCAGCCGGTACGAGACGCAAGAAGGGCCCGTGAAGTGGCCCATCGTGGACGCGCTGTGCCGTGAGTACGAGGCGAGTGAGGCGGAGCGGAAGGCCGTGGTCGGCCTCGCCAAGGACGCCAAGCAGCAGGGGTGGTGGACCTCCTTCGCGGATTCCCTGCCGGAGAGCATGAACCTGCTGTTCACGTTAGAGGACGAGGCGGCTCGGGAGGATCACTTCGCCTGCCTGTACGTGCCAGGGCTTCTGCAGACTCGCGGCTATACGGAAGCGGTGCAGCATGCCTCGGAGATGCGCCTGTCTGCGAAGGAGATCGAGCGGCTGGTCGACCTTCGGATGAAGCGGCAGGAGATCCTGAGCCGTCCGAAGCCACCGCATCTGTGGGCCATCCTCGACGAGTCGGTGATTCGGCGGGTGGTCGGTTCGCGTGAGGTGATGCGGGAGCAACTGGATCACTTGTTGCGCGCCAACGAGTCGCCTGACATCACGCTCCAGGTCCTGCCGTTCGCCAAGGGCGCGCACTCAGCAGCTATGGGGAGCTTCGTGATCCTCGGGGGTGCCGAGCCCTCGCTGGACGTCGTCTACGTAGACATCCACGTTGGCTCGCTCTTCATGGAGAAGGACGAGGAACTGGAGCGCTACCGGGTCGCGTTCGACTACCTTCGCGCTCAGGCGCTGGACATGGCCTCGTCCTCCGCCCTCATCGAACGCGTCCGTGAGGAGATCTGA